Part of the Candidatus Ozemobacteraceae bacterium genome is shown below.
ACTCTTCCCCATGACGCAATCTTCCGCTGAATCGACGGCTTCCCCCCATTCCCCGGCCGCAGTGCCCTCTGCAGCGAAGCCAGGCGAGGCGCGCGGATACGACGAGATGTGGGCGGGCGGCTGGATTTGCCTGCTCGTCACGGTGTATCTGTGCGGGGCGTTCCTCAACTCCCTGATGCGATGGCTCGCCTACGGCGCCCTCTGGGACCTCACAGGACTGATTCTCTCCGGCGTGCTCGCCTGGGCCGGTTACTACTGGACCATCTCCGAGTCCGCCATACAGCCTTACGGGAAGCGCGTCGCGGCGGCCATCTGCCTGCTCGTAGCCTGGGCCCTCGTTTTCCCGGCCCTGATGTGGACCTGCGGATTCCAGTAAGCGAACCCCGGACCGTCTCCCCGCTCAGCGCTTCGTGGTGATCGTGAACCGCGAAACCAGCGAGTGGAGCTCGTCCGCGAGACGCGCCAGATCCTCGGTCGAACTCGAGATCTGAGAGACGGTCGTCGTCTGCTGTTCGACGGACGTCGCGACGATGCCGGTGCGCTCCGACGTCGATTTGGTCAGTTTTGTAATATCCTCGACGGTTCGGCTCATCAGGACGGAGTTTTGGGACTGCTCGGCGGAAATCTTGCTGATGTCGCGGATCTTCCGGTTCACGTCGTTGATATTGTCGATGATATTGTCCAGGCTCAGGCTCACGTCCCGGATGACCTTGATCCCTTCGTCGACGCGACTGCGCCCCATCTGCATCGAGTCGGCGGCGTTCTGCGTCTTGTTCAGGATGTTCTCGATTCTCGTTCCGATGGCCTCGGCGGCTTCCGCCGACTCCTCGGCCAGTTTCCGGACCTCTTCGGCGACGACCGTGAAACCCTTTCCCTGTTCGCCGGCGCGGGCCGCTTCGATCGCGGCGTTCAGGGCCAGCAGGTTCGTCTGGCTGGCGATCGCGGTGATCGTGTTCACAATCTCGTTGATCTGCTGGGAGGCGGTGTTCAGATCGAGGATGACCTGGGTTGCGACGTCGACGGACTCCTTGACGCGACCGATCATCTCGACGGATTTCTTCACCGTGACTCCGCCCTTTTCAGCGGCTTCCGACGTGGTGTTGGCCGAGACGACGGCCGTCTCGGCGAGTTGGGCGACCTGCTGCGCCGACAGCGCGAAATGCTCGACCGAGGTCGAAGTCGTTTCGAGATTTCCGGCGACCTCGACGGCCGATGCGTTGATCTCGTTCACGTTCTTGGAAATGTCGAGAAGCGTGGCCGCCGACTCGACGGAGGCCGAGCTCAGTTGCTGAGAGCTGGTCGCGAGATCGTTGCTGGTGCTGAGAACCTTCGAGATCATGTGACGGATGCCGCCGAGCATGCGGTTGAAACTCTCGGCGAGCCGCTGGAATTCGTCGCGGGTGTTGATGTCGAGGCGCGTTTCGAGCATGCCCTGCTCCGCCTCGCCCATCGCTTTCATGATCCGTTCGAGCGGGACCGATATACCGGTCGAAATAAACCACGTGAACCCGATGGCGAACAGGATGATGAAGGCGGGAAGGATCCATTTCAGCCAGTCGAGAGCCGCGAAGACGGTTTTCAATTCGAGCTTGACCCGGCTGGCCTCGGTGATGCCGAAATAATCGCCGATCCTTTTCATCGAAACCTGGACGGCCTCGAGTTGCTCGCGAACGGCGAAGGAAACGGCGGTGAAACTGGCCGTGGAAAGGGGGAGGGGGGCCTGGAACGTGGCATCCGCAAGGTCGAACACCTGCGACATGCTTTTGAAGGCTTCGTCGGCGAAGACGAGGATTGGGCCGGCCGAACTGCCGAGTTTCTGCGAAACGATGTCCTTGATCGCTTCCGTTCCCTGCACTGCCCGCTCCCGCGCGTCCTTGAACGTCTTCATCATCTCCGGATCCTGGCCCGTGTGGCTGATCTGCAGAAAGGCGAGCCCGGCGACGACCACGTCGCCCGTCCATTCCTGCGTCTTCGCCATGACGGGGATCTGCCCGCCCTGCATCTGGTCGACGATGTTGCGGAGACGCTGGAGGAGATACCCGGAGGAAAAGACGACGGCGATGAAGATGATGAGGATGAAGAGAAATCCCCCGAGAATTTTCCGGCTGATCGAAAAGTTTTTCATGGCCGGCCGGTCGTCCTGTCGCCTGCGGGGGAGAGGCTCGTGTCGAGCTGGAAGTGCGGGACGAACAGGTCCTGGAAGAGACTGATCGCATACTCGTCGGTCATGCCGGCCAGGTAGTCGACCAGCGTCCGTTTCAGGGACTGTCCGGCCGGCGGCTGGTGCTTGAGCCGCGCCTGGAGATCCTCGGGATGCGACAGGAACCAGTGCGCCATCTGCCGGAGCAGTTCCTTGGACTTTTCTACGGCGGAATCGATGCCGGGGCGCGGATACACCTTCGAGTAAAGGAAGTCGCGCAGCTGCTCGGTGGCGTCTGCGACGG
Proteins encoded:
- a CDS encoding methyl-accepting chemotaxis protein; amino-acid sequence: MKNFSISRKILGGFLFILIIFIAVVFSSGYLLQRLRNIVDQMQGGQIPVMAKTQEWTGDVVVAGLAFLQISHTGQDPEMMKTFKDARERAVQGTEAIKDIVSQKLGSSAGPILVFADEAFKSMSQVFDLADATFQAPLPLSTASFTAVSFAVREQLEAVQVSMKRIGDYFGITEASRVKLELKTVFAALDWLKWILPAFIILFAIGFTWFISTGISVPLERIMKAMGEAEQGMLETRLDINTRDEFQRLAESFNRMLGGIRHMISKVLSTSNDLATSSQQLSSASVESAATLLDISKNVNEINASAVEVAGNLETTSTSVEHFALSAQQVAQLAETAVVSANTTSEAAEKGGVTVKKSVEMIGRVKESVDVATQVILDLNTASQQINEIVNTITAIASQTNLLALNAAIEAARAGEQGKGFTVVAEEVRKLAEESAEAAEAIGTRIENILNKTQNAADSMQMGRSRVDEGIKVIRDVSLSLDNIIDNINDVNRKIRDISKISAEQSQNSVLMSRTVEDITKLTKSTSERTGIVATSVEQQTTTVSQISSSTEDLARLADELHSLVSRFTITTKR